In the Setaria italica strain Yugu1 chromosome VI, Setaria_italica_v2.0, whole genome shotgun sequence genome, one interval contains:
- the LOC101775327 gene encoding pentatricopeptide repeat-containing protein At5g14770, mitochondrial translates to MPAPPQALTPTLHASFLCSLALTLLRAGRLSAASQIVSSFPASPPASLLRRLIPALASSGLAAAAVRFRPLPGDPHTLNSIILSYCKLRLLRPALGLLRSSSTPQSQVAVDTVSYNIFLAGLSEQGHGKLAPPVLAEMCKRGVPFDGVTVNTVLVGLCRSGLVDEAARLTEMLVGGRGIGSLDVVGWNALIDGYCKVQDMAAALAVAERIRKQGVPLDVVGYNSLVAGFCHSGDAGAAWDMVEAMKADGVEPNVVTYTAFIGEYCKRKGIEEAFNLYEGMVRFGVLPDVVTLSALVDGLCRDGRFSEAYALFREMDNIGAPPNHVTYCTLIDSLVKARRVKESFGLLGEMVSRGVVIDLVMYTAMMDCLGKEGEIEEVKDILQHALLDNLTPNCVTYTVLIDAHCRTGNVDGAEQVLLQMEEKSVSPNVVTFSSILNGLVKRGYLNKAADYMRKMKDSGIAPNVVTYGILIDGFFKFQGQEAALDVYQDMLHEGVEANNFVVDSLVNGLRKNGNIEDAEALFKDMGERGLLLDHVNYTTLIDGLFKTGNMLAAFKVGQELMERNLSPDAVVYNVFINCLCMLDKYNEAKSFLKEMRNMGIEPDQASYNTLIAALCREGKTSKALKLLDEMKRSSIKPNLITYTTLVVGLLHAGVVEKAKYLLNEMASAGFTPTSLTHRRVLHACSGSRRLDVILEIHEWMMDAGLHADIIVYNTLVNVLCCHGMTRKAKVVLDEMLGRGIAPDTITFNALILGHCKSSHLDNAFAMYAQMLRQGLSPNIATFNTLLGGLESAGKIGETDTVLSEINKMGLEPNNLTYDILVTGYAKKSNKVEALRLYCEMT, encoded by the exons ATGCCGGCCCCTCCTCAAGCACTAACCCCCACCCTCCACGCATCCTTCCTGTGCTCCCTCGCGCTCACCCTCCTCCGAGCCGGCCgcctctccgccgcctcccaaATCGTCTCCTCGTTCCCCGCCTCCCCTCCGGCtagcctcctccgccgcctcatcCCTGCCCTTGCTTCCtcgggcctcgccgccgccgcagtccgcTTCCGCCCCCTTCCAGGTGACCCCCACACACTCAACTCGATCATCCTCTCCTACTGCAAGCTCCGCTTGCTCCGCCCCGCGCTGGGCCTCCTGCgttcctcctccacgccgcagTCTCAGGTTGCGGTTGATACCGTTAGCTACAACATATTCCTCGCTGGCCTCTCCGAGCAGGGCCATGGGAAGCTCGCTCCGCCCGTGCTTGCCGAGATGTGCAAGCGCGGCGTGCCCTTCGATGGGGTCACCGTCAACACGGTGCTCGTGGGGTTGTGTAGGAGCGGCCTGGTGGATGAAGCCGCGAGATTGACCGAGATGTTGGTCGGAGGCCGAGGAATCGGCAGCTTAGATGTGGTGGGATGGAATGCCCTCATTGATGGGTACTGTAAAGTCCAGGACATGGCCGCAGCATTGGCTGTGGCGGAGAGGATAAGGAAACAAGGGGTGCCGCTTGATGTCGTGGGGTACAATAGCTTAGTTGCTGGGTTTTGCCACTCCGGCGATGCTGGTGCTGCATGGGACATGGTGGAGGCAATGAAGGCGGATGGCGTGGAGCCGAATGTGGTGACATACACTGCGTTCATTGGGGAGTATTGTAAGCGCAAGGGGATTGAGGAGGCATTCAATTTGTACGAGGGAATGGTGAGATTTGGTGTGCTGCCGGATGTGGTCACACTTAGTGCTCTTGTCGATGGCCTCTGCAGGGATGGCCGGTTCTCAGAAGCATATGCACTTTTCAGGGAGATGGACAACATTGGAGCTCCACCGAACCATGTCACATATTGTACACTTATCGATTCATTAGTGAAAGCGCGGAGGGTCAAGGAATCTTTTGGTCTCTTGGGAGAGATGGTTTCAAGGGGTGTGGTCATTGATCTGGTCATGTATACAGCTATGATGGACTGTTTAGGTAAGGAAGGGGAGATTGAGGAAGTGAAGGACATACTTCAGCATGCTCTATTGGATAATCTCACCCCCAATTGTGTTACTTACACTGTACTGATCGATGCACACTGCAGAACAGGCAATGTCGACGGGGCAGAGCAGGTGCTGTTGCAAATGGAGGAGAAATCTGTTAGCCCAAATGTTGTTACATTCTCATCAATCCTCAATGGTCTTGTTAAAAGAGGATACCTCAATAAAGCAGCTGATTATATGAGGAAGATGAAGGACAGTGGGATTGCTCCTAATGTTGTGACTTATGGAATACTTATTGACGGCTTCTTCAAGTTCCAAGGGCAAGAAGCAGCTCTTGATGTGTACCAGGATATGTTGCATGAGGGTGTTGAAGCAAACAACTTTGTTGTTGACTCACTGGTAAATGGTCTGAGAAAGAATGGGAACATAGAGGATGCTGAAGCATTGTTTAAAGATATGGGTGAACGTGGTCTGTTGCTAGACCATGTAAACTATACCACCTTAATCGACGGGCTTTTTAAAACAGGAAACATGCTAGCTGCTTTTAAGGTTGGTCAGGAGTTGATGGAGAGAAACCTGTCACCTGATGCTGTTGTCTATAATGTGTTTATCAATTGCCTTTGCATGCTTGACAAGTATAACGAAGCAAAATCTTTTTTGAAAGAGATGAGAAATATGGGCATAGAACCTGATCAAGCATCATATAACACTCTGATTGCTGCACTGTGCAGGGAAGGAAAGACCTCCAAAGCTCTAAAGCTACTGGATGAAATGAAGCGGAGTTCTATAAAGCCTAATCTTATCACATATACTACACTTGTTGTGGGTCTTCTTCATGCTGGGGTTGTGGAGAAGGCAAAATATTTGCTAAATGAGATGGCTTCTGCTGGATTCACTCCAACATCTCTGACCCATCGAAGGGTACTGCATGCATGTTCTGGAAGCAGGAGATTGGATGTGATTTTGGAAATTCATGAATGGATGATGGATGCTGGTCTTCATGCTGACATCATTGTCTATAATACACTTGTGAATGTTTTGTGTTGTCATGGAATGACAAGGAAAGCTAAAGTTGTTTTGGATGAAATGTTGGGGAGAGGAATTGCACCAGACACTATCACATTCAATGCTTTGATTCTCGGCCATTGTAAGAGTAGCCATTTAGATAATGCATTTGCAATGTATGCTCAGATGCTTCGTCAAGGGCTCTCACCAAATATTGCTACATTCAACACACTTCTGGGAGGTCTTGAGTCTGCTGGAAAAATTGGAGAAACGGATACTGTTCTCAGTGAGATAAACAAGATGGGTCTTGAACCCAATAATCTCACCTATGATATACTGGTGACAGGATATGCAAAGAAAAGCAATAAAGTTGAAGCACTGAGGCTGTATTGTGAGATG ACCTGA